From the Acidilutibacter cellobiosedens genome, one window contains:
- a CDS encoding ABC transporter substrate-binding protein: MKISEKGKQTVLIIAIIAVVVIGFVLLNKTGKEDNEKQEVSKNATDTEEGELHYKEESRGEEVFEDIKYIKFLKFKDKPVRLSKNPQNNKMSLMDMKTGDLIYEFPNEEMYKGDGIWIDEEGISWTIKYDDDLKKILVKSFDETGKEINQAVEIENFEGTLFEDSGLHIEKFKCDERYLYILSYYKDKESKKTYRSLQIYSKDGKLHNTYNNDTVSIYDFDVDGKGSVYIQTEKSSHGPSSINKINIEDGLLEYLMPSEGEFIKYSREKNHVYISSPSGEAIREYDINNKKESGVVFTFGKDSTVLGKSPEGTITDFFVGKNNDFYIAITPYEEDEPYKFFAYREKEKKNNADRAVTLTITAPYRQDFLAYAIKCYEIKYPEEKIEYDYIYNNREEYLENNEQYGKQLTMKILSGETGDVVMTGGAGLVYRDLFKTDAFEDLTSFLEKDQKYKDLNKSVLNGIKINDRIRGLPISFIGYYYQVDDQLAEKLGLNLDYDNLKWSEVLKLTKIIEEKEPDAHLFTTIEEKEDMLITILIANMPDLIDLEKKEANLNQKWFIELIKELKECLKSPNFAKTVDELGDDCLQGSLFCSLNNNKGPGADLYLFEKYNEKNRSSIIPIFTGEKNSNRVAYTNNMYSINGRSQRKKNAWKFLSFLLEEEIQAYTWVPGSPINTSGEDKYIKVEEKEMINMNKEISRRFYKERREAYKNIDYLYDMDYFKKDISDPIMEYLDDKITIEEGIEKAQGNVDLRLNE, from the coding sequence ATGAAAATAAGCGAAAAGGGAAAACAAACAGTACTTATAATTGCAATAATAGCAGTAGTTGTTATAGGATTTGTTTTGTTAAATAAAACCGGGAAAGAGGATAATGAAAAGCAAGAAGTTTCTAAGAATGCAACAGATACTGAAGAGGGGGAGCTTCATTATAAGGAAGAATCAAGGGGAGAAGAAGTTTTTGAAGATATAAAATACATTAAATTTCTGAAATTTAAAGATAAACCCGTAAGACTTTCAAAAAATCCCCAAAATAACAAGATGTCTCTTATGGATATGAAAACAGGAGATTTAATCTATGAATTTCCCAATGAAGAAATGTATAAGGGAGACGGAATTTGGATAGATGAGGAAGGTATATCTTGGACAATAAAGTATGATGATGATTTAAAAAAAATTTTAGTGAAATCCTTTGATGAAACAGGAAAGGAAATAAATCAAGCTGTTGAAATTGAAAATTTTGAGGGAACTTTATTTGAAGATTCGGGCTTACATATTGAAAAGTTCAAATGCGATGAAAGATATTTATATATTCTTTCCTATTATAAGGATAAGGAGAGTAAAAAGACCTACAGATCACTTCAGATATATAGCAAAGATGGGAAACTTCATAATACTTATAATAATGATACCGTTTCAATATATGACTTTGACGTAGACGGTAAAGGAAGTGTATATATACAAACAGAAAAATCATCCCATGGGCCTTCAAGTATTAACAAGATAAATATAGAAGATGGACTTTTGGAATATCTCATGCCTTCGGAAGGAGAATTTATAAAATATAGCAGAGAAAAAAATCATGTTTATATTTCAAGTCCGTCAGGAGAGGCAATACGGGAATACGATATAAATAATAAAAAAGAATCGGGCGTTGTATTTACCTTCGGAAAGGATTCCACAGTTCTTGGGAAAAGTCCCGAAGGTACGATAACGGATTTTTTCGTAGGAAAAAATAATGATTTTTATATTGCTATTACACCTTATGAAGAAGACGAACCATACAAATTCTTTGCATACAGAGAAAAGGAGAAAAAGAATAATGCCGATAGAGCCGTAACTTTGACGATTACAGCACCTTATAGGCAGGACTTTTTGGCATATGCAATAAAATGCTACGAGATTAAGTATCCGGAGGAAAAAATAGAATATGATTATATTTACAACAATCGTGAGGAATATTTGGAAAACAATGAGCAATATGGGAAACAATTGACAATGAAAATTCTTTCCGGAGAAACCGGGGATGTTGTTATGACAGGTGGGGCAGGACTTGTTTACAGGGATTTGTTTAAAACCGATGCATTTGAAGATTTGACATCTTTCCTTGAAAAAGATCAGAAGTATAAAGATTTAAATAAGAGTGTTTTGAATGGAATAAAAATAAATGATAGAATTCGTGGACTTCCCATAAGCTTTATAGGCTATTATTATCAAGTAGATGACCAGTTGGCTGAAAAGTTGGGTTTAAATTTGGATTATGATAATTTGAAGTGGAGTGAAGTTTTAAAACTGACAAAGATAATAGAAGAAAAAGAACCCGATGCACATTTATTTACAACTATAGAAGAAAAAGAAGATATGTTGATTACAATACTAATAGCAAATATGCCAGACTTAATTGATCTTGAAAAGAAAGAAGCAAATTTAAATCAGAAATGGTTTATAGAGTTGATAAAAGAATTGAAAGAGTGTCTTAAAAGTCCAAACTTTGCGAAGACAGTAGACGAATTAGGAGATGATTGTTTACAAGGTTCATTATTTTGCAGCTTAAACAATAACAAGGGGCCAGGTGCTGACCTGTATCTTTTTGAAAAGTACAACGAAAAAAACAGAAGTAGTATAATCCCCATATTTACGGGTGAGAAAAACAGTAATCGAGTTGCATATACAAATAATATGTATTCAATAAACGGCCGTTCTCAAAGAAAGAAAAATGCATGGAAATTTCTAAGCTTTCTTTTAGAAGAAGAGATTCAGGCATATACCTGGGTTCCTGGAAGCCCTATAAATACGTCTGGAGAAGACAAGTATATTAAGGTTGAGGAAAAAGAGATGATAAATATGAATAAAGAAATTTCGAGAAGATTTTATAAAGAACGAAGAGAAGCTTATAAAAATATTGATTATCTTTATGATATGGATTACTTTAAAAAAGATATTTCAGATCCGATTATGGAATATTTAGATGATAAAATCACAATAGAGGAAGGGATAGAAAAGGCGCAGGGAAATGTGGATTTAAGGCTTAATGAGTAG
- a CDS encoding CXXX repeat peptide modification system protein, with protein sequence MKGKVIWKLSKEDFNNIQDLFEKKLALENLTKIIDVKDSELYEKLVKDYGRTFHEFNNWWSVMSKKYKWEGSNWWVNFDTQEVISQD encoded by the coding sequence ATGAAGGGTAAAGTTATTTGGAAACTTTCAAAGGAAGATTTCAATAATATTCAGGATTTATTTGAAAAAAAACTTGCTCTTGAAAATTTAACCAAAATTATTGATGTTAAGGATTCCGAATTATATGAAAAATTGGTTAAAGATTATGGAAGAACATTTCATGAATTTAATAATTGGTGGAGTGTAATGTCTAAAAAATATAAATGGGAAGGAAGTAACTGGTGGGTAAATTTTGATACTCAAGAAGTTATAAGTCAAGACTGA